From a single Dendropsophus ebraccatus isolate aDenEbr1 chromosome 8, aDenEbr1.pat, whole genome shotgun sequence genomic region:
- the LOC138798495 gene encoding protein kinase C delta type-like, with protein sequence MSTGYLKMATTGEDSAKKREDKRKRDGEESEEERMRDMKRKKEEESEEERKRRREMKRKKEEESEDERKRRRGDDARQLEDQEPIPGSSQDAGSSSPYPKFSINRLIVHQMLGRGGFGEVVLASVPGQDTYVAIKGISKAKTRAASLQRERRVLLLARDCPFLCHLYAAQQSQDHAYFIMEYLSGSSLEKLIRMCGCLNIDNVRFYAAEITCGLQFLHRQNIVHRDIKTENIMLDREGHIRIIDLGLAQDGVTSTNKTNGVTGTFVYMAPEVLWRMDYDTAVDWWSLGIVVCRMSAGCSPFYYGTKKKKAYKSITTEEPNIPAWLPADLQHLIQELLCKDPDKRLGKYNNIRDHPFFYSINWEELEKRRARPPFRPFKAPLEDEDLHWPEFKTPLHPEAGFSYTSPSWDRMIRKSQQ encoded by the exons ATGTCTACAGGATACCTGAAGATGGCGACTACTGGAGAAGACAGTGCGAAGAAGAGAGAGGATAAGCGGAAGAGAGACGgcgaggagagtgaggaggagaggatgagagatatgaagaggaagaaggaagaggagagcgaggaggagaggaagaggaggagagaaatgaagaggaagaaggaagaggagagtgaggacgagaggaagaggaggagaggagacgaTGCCAGACAATTGGAGGATCAGGAGCCAATACCAGGCAGCAGCCAGGACGCGGGATCATCCAGCCCCTACCCAAAATTCAGCATCAATCGCCTCATCgtccatcagatgttgggtaggGGCGGCTTTGGAGAG GTGGTCCTCGCTTCAGTCCCCGGCCAAGACACCTACGTGGCGATCAAAGGAATCAGCAAAGCCAAGACCAGAGCGGCAAGTTTACAGCGAGAGAGACGGGTACTCCTGCTGGCCCGAGACTGTCCCTTCCTATGTCACCTGTATGCCGCACAGCAGTCTCAGGACCATGCCTACTTCATCATGGAGTACCTGTCCGGCAGCAGCCTGGAGAAGTTAATCAGAATGTGCGGCTGCCTGAACATCGATAATGTAAG ATTCTACGCAGCAGAGATCACATGTGGCCTCCAGTTCCTCCATAGACAGAACATCGTCCACCG CGATATCAAGACAGAAAACATCATGCTGGATAGAGAAGGACACATCAGGATCATCGACCTGGGGCTCGCCCAAGATGGTGTCACCTCCACCAACAAGACCAACGGTGTGACGGGCACGTTTGTCTACATGGCCCCAGAGGTGCTTTGGAGGATGGATTACGACACGGCAGTGGACTGGTGGAGCCTGGGGATCGTTGTATGCCGGATGTCAGCAGGATGCTCCCCATTTTACTACGGCACCAAGAAGAAGAAGGCATACAAGTCCATCACCACCGAAGAGCCAAACATCCCAGCCTGGCTGCCTGCTGACCTGCAACATCTCATCCAAGAACTGCTGTGTAAGGATCCGGACAAGCGCCTCGGTAAGTATAATAACATCAGAGATCATCCATTCTTTTACAGCATTAACTGGGAGGAACTGGAGAAGAGGAGAGCACGGCCGCCGTTCAGACCATTCAAGGCACCTCTGGAGGACGAAGACCTGCATTGGCCGGAGTTCAAGACTCCCCTTCACCCCGAGGCTGGATTCTCTTACACATCGCCAAGCTGGGACCG GATGATAAGAAAATCACAACAGTGA